The segment CCAACTTGAGCCTTGTTCAGTACATTATCACCTTATTGAAAGGTTTCATTCCTGTTTGCTAATCCGGTATTACCATCTCATTGATACATCTCGGCTTTGAACTGCTCCGACTTGGGATTGGAATTCCCCTTCCTTGCCCAATTTTGACGACTCCATCATATTCATCTGGGCTTCTCTTTCGTTGCTCCTTCTTTTTTTACTTATGTATCCTCTAATGTCCAGACCATGCCCCGGTTTTGATCGAAAAAAAACGATGCCCAAACAGGCACCGCTGCAATTATTGTTTGACTGTCACCCATAAACCGTTTTTTTCACATAACTGTGTGCTCTCCTTGTTTAATCCTATAATCTCGATTTGCTTTCCCAATGAACGATACTTGTCCAAAACACGGGAAATAGCGGTTAATCCAGATTGATCCCAAACATGGGATGCGGTCATATCGATTCGGATAAAGTCTGTATCTTCTCCGATTTGAAAGGCTTCCGCGAAATAAGTCGTTGAGGCGAAAAAAAGCGGGCCTTGAACGCGATAATAGGTGACATCTTCCTGTACAACCCGTTTTATACGAATGCGGGCCGATTTCCAACCAAAACGAAGAGCCGATGCAATGACACCAGCCAATACCCCTTTGGACAAATCATGGGTAGCCACTACCGTTCCAACTGTGAGAACCATGATCAGGGCGTCACCTCTGGGGACACGATGTAGCTCCCGGATGGACTGCCAATCAAAGGTACCAATGGATACCATGATCATCACACCCACCAGAGCGGCCATTGGAATTTGCTTGACGAGATCTCCAAGAACAAGTATGAAGAAAAGAAGTGCAACACCGGAGACCAGAGTGGAAAGACGACTTCGTCCTCCTGACTTTACATTGATGACGGACTGTCCAATCATGGCGCAACCGGCCATCCCACCAAACATACCTGCGGCAATATTGGCGATTCCCTGCCCTTTCATTTCCCTATTTTTGTCACTGTTTGTTTCCGTCATGTCATCCACGATCGTGGCTGTCAACAGGGACTCCAGTAGTCCAACCAATGCCAGTGTAAATGAATAGGGCAGGATGATGATCAGAGTTTCCCAGGTAAGGGGAATCTCGGGTAGATGAAACACAGGAAGAGAACGGGTGATTTCGCCCATATCTCCCACCGTTTTCAAATCCAGTCCAACAATGATGGATATAGACGTCATAATAATAATGGCAGCCAATGCAGAAGGAAAGGCCCGTGTCAGGCGAGGCAACAGATAAATGATGGCCAACGTTCCTGCCACCATGGTGTACATCAACCAAGATTCCCCGGCAAAGTGGGGGAGTTGGGCCATAAAGATGAGAATAGCCAGTGCGTTGACAAAGCCCAATATAACGGAATGGGGGATAAAGGTCATAAACCGGTCCATCCGAAGAAAACCCATTAGAATTTGTAGTACTCCAGTTAGAATGGTTGCCGCCAGAAGATATTCCAGGCCATGTTCTTTGACCAGTGTAATCATGAGTAAAGCCATGGCTCCGGTGGCAGCAGAGATCATACCGGGCCTTCCCCCGGTAAAGGAAATCACGACCGCGATACAGAAGGATGCGTAGAGTCCCACCATCGGGTCTACTCCTGCGATGATAGAGAAAGCGATGGCTTCCGGAATAAGGGCCAGGGCAACTGTCAGACCAGCTAAAATGTCAGCTCGAGGTTGAGAAAGCCAATTACTGCGAATGGATTGCAACTTCAACCATGTTTCTCCTTTCTAGATTATAAAATCATGCCGTTCAAACACGAAGAAACATTATAACACACTTATACGGTGTCAGTCATGATCCCCAAAATCAATGAAACGATTGCCGGCGGTGGTATAACCTTTCTCTCTATGGATCGGGTCTCTTTCCTGGTAATGTTTAGGGGATTTCCATGATGCGTACTCGATTGCTATTTTTGGTTAAAATATCAACGATGGTGACGCTGGTGATATTGTTACCAGGAATGACGCTCATACTTCTATTGGAATCCTGCTTGTCCATCAAGTTTCATGGTCTTCTACCAAAAGAGATATCTTTGTATAAGTGAAAACCCGCCTGTTTGGAAACCGGCGGGTTTTGGGCTATCGATATACAGGGCTCATTACTTGCCGGAAAGGCGGTAGGCGGAGCGACGAACAGGGCCGACAAATGGATTGAGGGGAAAACCGTGACGGATGGCTTCCGTGACAAAAGCTTTGGCGATTCGGGCAGATTCCGGAACGGAATTACCTTTGGCCAGTTCGGCAGTAAGAGCAGCGGCGTAGGTGCAACCGGCGCCGTGGGTCCAGGGAGTGTCCAGTCGCTCCCCTTCCAACAGATCGAAGTTTTTGCCGTCATACAGAAGATCCACGGCTTTTTCATGCTTCAGTTTGCTGCCGCCTTTGATCAAGACCCAGTCAGCCCCCTTGGCATGAAGCCGGACAGCGGCTTCCTTCATCTCCTCCAGATTGGTGATGGTTACCCCGCTCAGATGGGAGGCCTCAAATAGGTTAGGTGTGGCCACTGTGGCTCGGGGGATGAGAATGTCCCGCAAGGCGACAGCTGTTTCCGGTTGCAGAACCTCATCGGTTCCCTTGCAGACCATGACCGGGTCGATGACCACGGCAGGGATATCCTGGGCGTCAATGGCTTCCGCCACTGTTTCAATAATTTCCACAGAGCCTAGCATACCAGTCTTCAT is part of the Kroppenstedtia pulmonis genome and harbors:
- a CDS encoding SulP family inorganic anion transporter, which gives rise to MKLQSIRSNWLSQPRADILAGLTVALALIPEAIAFSIIAGVDPMVGLYASFCIAVVISFTGGRPGMISAATGAMALLMITLVKEHGLEYLLAATILTGVLQILMGFLRMDRFMTFIPHSVILGFVNALAILIFMAQLPHFAGESWLMYTMVAGTLAIIYLLPRLTRAFPSALAAIIIMTSISIIVGLDLKTVGDMGEITRSLPVFHLPEIPLTWETLIIILPYSFTLALVGLLESLLTATIVDDMTETNSDKNREMKGQGIANIAAGMFGGMAGCAMIGQSVINVKSGGRSRLSTLVSGVALLFFILVLGDLVKQIPMAALVGVMIMVSIGTFDWQSIRELHRVPRGDALIMVLTVGTVVATHDLSKGVLAGVIASALRFGWKSARIRIKRVVQEDVTYYRVQGPLFFASTTYFAEAFQIGEDTDFIRIDMTASHVWDQSGLTAISRVLDKYRSLGKQIEIIGLNKESTQLCEKNGLWVTVKQ
- the pdxK gene encoding pyridoxine/pyridoxal/pyridoxamine kinase; this translates as MSIAKALSIAGSDSSGGAGIQADLKTFQERGVYGMTALTTIVAMDPDDNWSHHVTPLSVDTLKAQLKTILQGIGVDAMKTGMLGSVEIIETVAEAIDAQDIPAVVIDPVMVCKGTDEVLQPETAVALRDILIPRATVATPNLFEASHLSGVTITNLEEMKEAAVRLHAKGADWVLIKGGSKLKHEKAVDLLYDGKNFDLLEGERLDTPWTHGAGCTYAAALTAELAKGNSVPESARIAKAFVTEAIRHGFPLNPFVGPVRRSAYRLSGK